DNA sequence from the Patescibacteria group bacterium genome:
CAGCTAATAAAATCTTTGGTCGATGCACCAAGGCGCGTGCAATCGCTACGCGTTGTTGCTCTCCACCAGATATTTCCATTGGGTAACGATGCATTTTTGATTCAAGGCCAACAATCTTCATAACGTGTGGGACAATTTTTTGAATCTTGGCGTTCTTGCCGCCACAAACCTGCATCGCAAAAGCGACGTTTTCAAATAAAGTCTTTTTTTGCAATAGTTTAAAATCTTGAAAAATAACGCCGATCTGTCGTCTTAATACCGGTATTTCGCGCTGACCAATATTAGTTACATCCCAGCCACCGATAATAATTTTACCGTCGTCGATCTTCTCTTCACCAATCAACGTTTTCACTAGTGTGGTTTTACCAGTACCAGATTGTCCAACAATTGAAACAAATTCTCCCGGTTTGATATGGAGATTAATATTGTTCAAGGCTTTATAATCCTTGGTGTATGATTTTATAACATTTTGATATTGAATCATTTTTTTAGGAATTCAAATTTATTAAACTATATTTTATTAATTTTTCGGTTTCATAAAAACTAGTACTTCTATCCTCGGCACCAAACGTGACCACGATAACACTGTCGCCATTATAACTCACTCGACTCATTAAACAGTAGCCCGCCTCCACCAAATAACCAGTCTTTGAACCGGTAATGTCATATTTATTACCAGTGACCAATCTATTAGTGTTTACTAAACGATGATATTTCTTAGTGTTTTTTGTAAAGAATTCGTAACTAGTTGCGGTACTCACCTTCTTAATCGTGGCATTTTTCATTACCGCCTTGGTAATAACCACGTAATCCTGAACGGAACTAACGTTCTGTGGCGCCAATCCAGTTGGCTCGATAAAATATGATGAATTTGCACCAATGCTTTTTACATACTTATTCATTCTATCAATAAAGACATCTCGATCAAGACCAGAAACGCGAACTAAACTTTCAACCGCGTTGTTTGCCGATCCGACCAAGGAAGAATATAACAAATCCTCAATTGTCATTGTTTCACCATCGGCCACTTTTAACTTCGCAATCGCGCCACCATCATCAACATATGACTGATTATATCTTTCATCTTGCCTGGAATAAGAAACGACTTTTTTTAAATCAGGCTTAGTGTCCAAAAACACCTTCATAGAAACTAATTTAGTAAGGCTTGCCAGGGGCAAAACCGAGTTGGCATCTTTTTCCCAAATAACATTGCCTGTATTTTCATTAACCGCAATCGCCGACTTCACCCTTAAATTCATGTTAATTTTTTCCGTCAAATCAATTTTCGGTACAACTTTTACTTCTGTTTTTTTTACCACTTCCTTACTATCAAATACCTTTTCCATTACAATAACTCCTAAAACTTTCCCGCCTTCAGGCGCAATATACAATGGCTCAATAGACACATCGATAACACCGGCTCCCAAGGGTGCCAACGCTTGAAAGGCGACCTTGTCTAAATCAATGACTCGCTCAGGATGCACTTTACGATCAGGACCAAAGTCGTTAACAATCACGTCAACAAATTTATTACTATTAAGACTTTTAACTCTTAGCTTTGAACCAATCGGAAAATCAGGTGAGGCCGCGAAATTACCGCCCTTGTGGCTATACCAAGAAGTCTTGCCCACGGTCATTGTCCCGGGATAGGCAAAAACTGCAATTCTAGCATAGGGCAAATGAATCAATGATCGAACAAAGTTTTCAGCTGGAAAATCAGAAGTCGGCAATGGTCGCCAAATATTAACTGTTTTATCAAAAAAGAACACTCCCTTGCGACGATTATCAGACTGATCATAGCTTAATTGAATATAAAATGGCTTGTGATTGTCGTAAGCTTGTTTATTTTTAAATTCAAATTGATAAATATCGCTAATCTTCTCAAATTCAGACGAAGTGGCGATTGGCTCATTGCTCAAGTTAAGAACTTCAACATCTGTAGAAGACGCCAAAATACCAGGAACTAGGGATAATTTTATTCTATCCGCAAAAGCAGTCACGGTGTATCCCTTCTGGATGGTCGCGTGATCTAAATTGATGTTAAAATTATTCTCATTCAAAACATTGTCAGCTGATACAGTCGAAAAAGCTAAAAATAAAAAAATTCCTCCCACTAAAAATATCCTTTTTGTCATAATTATGTAGTTTATTCTAATTGCTTTATTATAACATAAAATATAAGGAACGCAAAGACTTGAAATTATTCGCAATTATAGGTATATTTAAAAATGTGCACTATGCACGATGCCTACGTAGCTCAGTTGGTAGAGCAATGCACTCGTAACGCAGAGGTCGCCGGTTCGATTCCGGCCGCGGGCTCACCTAATCAACAAAACTCACATAATAGATATTTTTAGCCGCTTCGTCGACATACTCGTCGAAATTTTTGGCTTGAACAAAAATATAACTGAGACTGGTGCTGCTGTCATTTTTTTCGTAGCACTTAAAAAGATAATAACCATTTTGATCAAAAATAACATCACTCACCTCGCCCATATTGAGTGCCTTGATCTTATCACCGTATTCATATTTAGAAAAATCATCAGATCCCAAACTAATTAATTCTCTTTTGTCTCCGTATTTTCCAGCAATTTGATCAAAGTCTCCCCCTTTATTAATTAATGTTTTTATTTTTCTAATCCTATTTAAGCCAGTGCTGTTTATTACTTCATTGGCAACAACATCACCAGCTCCATATTTTCGAAAAAATTTCCTCGTAATCACATTTTTAATTAATTCCTTTTTCGCCCCGACGCCGTCGCCATTCAGCTTATTTTTCAAATCAATATAATCATAATAATCAACAAGACGATTATCAACAATTATAGCCGGCACAGGCAAACATCTATCCAAAAAACGAAAGACGCGATTATCAACTCCATAATTAACGATTAATAAAAATAAAGAAAGATAAATAACACTAAGCGCCAAAATTGCCACCAACGAAACAAAAGAAAAAATTTCAAGCATTTCCTTTACGCGAATAGTGGTAAAAGAAAAAAATGTTTTACTATGCTTAATTCTAGCAACGACATGATGTCTTATTTTTGTACTTGTTTTATTGAGAACCTTATTTGAATTCACCTTTCTCTTAGTGAACGTAACTTCTTTTTTTACAGGCTGTTTTTTAATAATTTCCTTTTCTGGTTCGATCTCGGCAAAACTGCCTTTTTCTGATTGTATCTTTTTTTTATCAACAATCAGTTCTTCTAAAATATTTTTACCGACCAATGTATTTTTCTTAAGCTCTTCCTGCCATTCCTTTTTCTGTTCTTCGGCATGCTTTTTTTCCGCTTCCGCAACTACCTCCTTGGTAATTCCACTCTGCGGTATTTTTTTTTCAAACAAAATACCATCAACTTTTTTATTGGTTGATTTTGGTGCGTTAAAATCCTCGCCAAGCATGCCTAGGATTATCTCACGCTTCTTTTTTATCTCATCGGGTGACATTTTTTGAACGCCATCAACATTATTCATAATTTATTATTAACTTTTAGCAAAAAACTGCCACCATCTATAAATATTCGAGTCCTTGAAAATATTTTTCTCTTTTTTCTCTTCATTAATATTAAAAACCCCCCTGCTATCTCCGCTATCATCTTTTTTATCTAACGCATTCTTAATAACCACCACCCCTTCGTTGTCTTTTCTGTAATTTAAATTCAAACGTGCTTGTTCCAAGACAAATTGATCAGAGTTTAAATAATTGATCATTTTTTTTAAATCAGTATTATTACCATCAAGTCTGGCAACCTCTTTTTCCAAATCCTTTATCTCATTATTTATTCTTTTTTGCTTTTGAGCATTGCGAACAATTGGAATCGTAATATAGACCAAAATAAAAAAACCAATCATACCTATGAAAATAGGATGAAAAAATATTTTGCCAAAATTATATTTTCCGCTTCGCTTTCTCATATCTAGTCCAATAATAATTCCCGGCTTTTTTTAACCTTTTTAACATAATCAATGCAGACTACATTCTTCTGACTCGCCGGCGCTTCCAAATAATCTTTTATCGACAATAAGGACAGCACTAAATTCATGTGCAAATCTTTATATTCCATTGATGGCGCCTTAAGGCCGACAATCTTATTTTTTAAATCATCTATTTGTTGAAAAATAAGATCATCACTGCCAAAACTTGGTCTCGCGGAGGTATCATAAATATCGGCTGCCGTAATCACCTGTTCATATTCATCCAAAACATTAAAGATATTTTTTTTATACTCCTCCTTGTTAATTGTTATTTTTTCCACAGCATTATTCTGAGAACTACCCTCCTTGACTGAGGTTACTTTTAATCTCAAAATGGCAACCATGAGTAAAACTAAGGTGACCACTAATAAGAGTAATAAAATATTAGCTTTGTTTAAAATTATTTTTTTCATATTTTTTAGTAATAAACGATTTGAGTTTCTAAATCTCTTTTTCTATTTCTGGCCGTCTCCTCGGTAATCTGACCGGCGTGATATAAATTATCAATAGCTTTATTCATGGTAATCATGCCTTCTTGCGAACCATTTTGAATGGCGTTGAAAAGTTGTTCGTATTTTCCGGTTCTAATAATATTGGAAATTGCCGCATTGTTTGTCATTATCTCTCTAGCTGCGGCCATGCCACCGTTCTTCCCTGGCAAAAGCTGTTGGGCAATAACCGCTCGCAAAACTGACGCCAATTGATGAGCAATCTGATTCTGATTATCAACTGGAAAAAAATCAATAATTCTTTCGATGGTTTCTGCTGCTGTCGAAGTGTGCAAGGTTGCCAAAACAAGATGTCCAGTTTTAGCTGCCGTCAGTGCCGCTGAAATTGTTTCGAGGTCGCGCAATTCCCCCACCATGATTACATTCGGATCTTGACGCAAGGCATACTTGAGCGCCGAGGCAAAACTTTCCGTATCACGGCCAATCTGTCTTTGTTCAACTATGCTTTGCTTGTCATGAAAATTAAATTCAATCGGATCTTCGATGGTTAGAATATGAGAACGTCTTTCAGCGTTAATCAAATCAATCATAACCGCTAAAGTTGTTGATTTACCCATACCCGTCGGACCAGTTACCAAAATCAAACCATCACGAAAATGCGTAAATGAGTAAATAGTTTCATTAAGACCGATTTCTTTGGCAGTCGGAATAACATTCGGCACCAAGCGAGCAGACAAACCGATTTTTCCCTCTTGATAGTGCAAATTAATTCTAAAACGGCAACCAAAAAATTCCAAAGATAAATCTAAATCCTTTTTTCTCTTAAATCTTTCTAGAGTTGTCTTGTCCAAACTATTAAAGACGGCATATTTAAGCTCGCCAAAGGGTATCTCCGGCTCTTCCAGTCTGGTTAATTCACCAAAAATACGCAAAGACGGCACGCTACCTTCAACAAGGTGCAGGTCAGAGGCTTTTCTATCTATAGCTAGTTTAAAGTAATACGGTAAATCCATTCAATTAAAATTTAAATTATTGATTTAATTTGTTTTAAAAATTCCGGCAAAAACGGTAAAACAATTTTAGCGATTTTCAAAAAATATGGGGCCAATTTTGAAGCCAACAACCAATGACCAACCCAGTGATCAACAATAGAATAACGCGCGGTCACAAAAATTATCAAACCAATCGCCAATGAACCTTCCAAGAGACCCAAGGCCGCTCCGGCCAATTTATTAATTGTTTTTAAAAAAGGGATTATCGAAATAAAACCGAATATCTTATCTAATAACGACACCGAAATCATCACTAATTTTTGCACCAGTGAAAAAATAAATAAAAATGCACCCACCTTACCAACATTGGTCCAGCCGTGCAACATTTTTTCAATATAAGAAAATAGCAAAAGATAAAAATGACTCGCCACCCAGGCGCCAATAAAAATCCCTAACAAGACGCCAATAGCGCGAATCAAGCCAAAAAAGAGGCCATAAAAAACAAAGCCTGACAAAATTACTATAAAAACGATATCAATAATTGGCATAAAAAATTATTAAATAATAAATATCACATCCACCTCTTTCTTTTAAAGAAAATAAACAGACTTGAAGCCACTGTTATAATAATACCCCAAACAATAAAATATCCCCACTGTGTTTCCAGCTCTGGCATGTGTTTAAAATTCATGCCGTAAACACCCACAATGAAAGTGAGCGGTATAAAAACTGCTGAAAACATTGTTAATATTTTCATTATCTCGTTCATCTTGTTGCTAACACTGGACAAATATAAATCCAACATACCGGTTGAAATATCTCGCATCGCCTCTACTGTTTCTATAATCTGAATGACGTGATCGTAGACGTCCTTAAAATACATCTCAACTGATGGAGTTATTAATTGATAATTCTCTCTTAACAAATTATTAATAACATCCCGTGATGGCCAGATTGATTTTCGCAAAACTGCCAATTCCCGCTTAGTGCTATAAATCTCATTTAAAGTTGACTGTTTAGCTTCTTTTATTAACAAATCTTCAATTCGTTCAATATTATCCTCGTATTTTTCCAAGACGACAAAATAATGATCAATAACGGAATCAATAATCGCATAAATTAAAAAATCAGTCTTAAGATTACGAATTGCTTCACCCTTTTTCCTGATTCGCGCATACAAAGTTTCAAAAATATCATCATCACCTTCTTGAAAAGTAATAATATTTTTTTTATTTGCCACAATGCTAACTTGTTCAATATTTACATTGCCACTAGCTTCATCAATATAGGCAACCTTTAGGACAATAAATAAATATTTTTTATGATCTTCAATTTTTGGTCGCTGTGTTGAATTAGCAATATCCTCCAGTGTCAAAGGGTGAATTTCAAACATCTGTCCGATTTCTTTCAAAATCTCAACATCATGAATACCACTGACATTAATCCAATTAGTATTACTTTTTTTGGAGTATTTTGCAATATCACGAACCCTGCCAAGAGCGTGTTCCGAAAAACCGACCTTGTCGTAATTCATAATTTTCATGCGTATAGCCTCAGATCTTTCCTCACCTATATAACTAATAGTATCAGGCGAAGAGCCTGCAGCCTTAGTCGCCCGGCTCACTCGTTTTCTAAAAGTCTTAGACTTAATTGAGTTGTTAGAATTTTTTTTTGAATTCATATTATGGCGTTAATGAGTTATTTACTTCATAAATCATTATGCAAAATATAATTATTAAAATAAAAATAAAGAAACTTCTTAACAATAAAATTATAACACAAAAATACAAAAACTTGAAATATTATAAAATCAATGCTATTTTACAGTCAAGGGACATCAACCCTCGACTATACAAAAAAATGTAAATTTTTAAATAATAAAATTAAGATTATAAAACTTTTAAGCAAATGCCGCATAAAATCAAAAAAACAATATTATTATTTGGGGATATATTTGTCTTATATTTTTCGCTGTATTCAACCTTGTTAATAAGATACCAAGAGAATATTTCAAATGAATGGGATGGTCATGTTTGGTTTTTTAGCACCATCTTTATTTTATGGATTATTATTTTTTATATTTCCAATCTGTACAATTTAAACATCACGATTAACACCCAAAATTTTACTCTGCGCGCCCTACGCGCCGTTGGTATTTCCGCTCTCATGTCCATCCTGTATTTCTACCTCAATGCCAATGTTTCAATTTCTCCAAAAACTAATTTAGCCATTTTTACTATTATCTTTTCGATTATCTTTATTCTATGGCGTCGTCTATATAATTTATTACTCAGTTCTTATTTACCTAAAAATAATATCGGTTTTTTGGGATACAACGAGCAAGTTAAGGAATTAATAAAAATTATCAAAGAAAGACCGCAGTTAGGCTTTGCCGTTTCTTTTGTAATCAAGAAAGAAGAAATTGACAACATAGATATCAAAAAAATCATTCAAGAAAGCCACATCTCCACTGTTATTCTAGCCTCCAATATAGACAGCTCACCAAACTTAAGACACCAACTATTCTCCTCATTGACCTTAAAAATTAATATCATTAATCTGCCAAAATTTTACGAACACATAACTGGCAAAATTCCGATTGAGGCCATTAGCCAAATGTGGTTTTTAGAAAATTTAAGCGAAGGTAGTAAGAAATGGTTTGATACGGTAAAAAGAATTTATGATATCATGTTCTCCTCCACAATTATCGCCGTCTCTTTTCCCTTTTGGTTTATTATTGCTTTAATAATTAAAAAAGGAAGCCTTGGCCCCGTTTTTTTCGTCCAAGAAAGAACCGGTAAAAATAACAAAAACTTTTCGGTTATCAAGTTTCGCACTATGACAGTTAATAACAACAACTACTCCCCAACTATTGGTAATGACAAACGTATTACCAGATTTGGAAATTTCTTGCGCAAAACCAGACTTGATGAATTACCGCAACTTATCAACATTCTCTTAGGTGACATGAGTTTGGTAGGGCCACGCCCAGAAAGACCCGAATATATCGCAGAACTAAAAAAAGAAATTCCCTTTTACGAAGAAAGAATGTTGGTCAAACCGGGACTAACCGGCTCTGACCAAATATCTGGAGAATATCATTCACCTTCCAAGGAAGACACTTTAAAAAAATTACAATACGACCTCTATTATATAAAAAACAGGTCAATCTATCTTGACCTGTCTATTATTCTCAAAACAATCGCAACTGTTTTTAGCAAG
Encoded proteins:
- the ftsE gene encoding cell division ATP-binding protein FtsE, which translates into the protein MIQYQNVIKSYTKDYKALNNINLHIKPGEFVSIVGQSGTGKTTLVKTLIGEEKIDDGKIIIGGWDVTNIGQREIPVLRRQIGVIFQDFKLLQKKTLFENVAFAMQVCGGKNAKIQKIVPHVMKIVGLESKMHRYPMEISGGEQQRVAIARALVHRPKILLADEPTGNLDSLNTNEIIDLLLRINKFGTTVLLVTHNREVVNNLKRRVITIDGGQIVSDQENGKYML
- a CDS encoding serine hydrolase, which produces MTKRIFLVGGIFLFLAFSTVSADNVLNENNFNINLDHATIQKGYTVTAFADRIKLSLVPGILASSTDVEVLNLSNEPIATSSEFEKISDIYQFEFKNKQAYDNHKPFYIQLSYDQSDNRRKGVFFFDKTVNIWRPLPTSDFPAENFVRSLIHLPYARIAVFAYPGTMTVGKTSWYSHKGGNFAASPDFPIGSKLRVKSLNSNKFVDVIVNDFGPDRKVHPERVIDLDKVAFQALAPLGAGVIDVSIEPLYIAPEGGKVLGVIVMEKVFDSKEVVKKTEVKVVPKIDLTEKINMNLRVKSAIAVNENTGNVIWEKDANSVLPLASLTKLVSMKVFLDTKPDLKKVVSYSRQDERYNQSYVDDGGAIAKLKVADGETMTIEDLLYSSLVGSANNAVESLVRVSGLDRDVFIDRMNKYVKSIGANSSYFIEPTGLAPQNVSSVQDYVVITKAVMKNATIKKVSTATSYEFFTKNTKKYHRLVNTNRLVTGNKYDITGSKTGYLVEAGYCLMSRVSYNGDSVIVVTFGAEDRSTSFYETEKLIKYSLINLNS
- a CDS encoding septum formation initiator family protein; translation: MRKRSGKYNFGKIFFHPIFIGMIGFFILVYITIPIVRNAQKQKRINNEIKDLEKEVARLDGNNTDLKKMINYLNSDQFVLEQARLNLNYRKDNEGVVVIKNALDKKDDSGDSRGVFNINEEKKEKNIFKDSNIYRWWQFFAKS
- a CDS encoding PilT/PilU family type 4a pilus ATPase, with the protein product MDLPYYFKLAIDRKASDLHLVEGSVPSLRIFGELTRLEEPEIPFGELKYAVFNSLDKTTLERFKRKKDLDLSLEFFGCRFRINLHYQEGKIGLSARLVPNVIPTAKEIGLNETIYSFTHFRDGLILVTGPTGMGKSTTLAVMIDLINAERRSHILTIEDPIEFNFHDKQSIVEQRQIGRDTESFASALKYALRQDPNVIMVGELRDLETISAALTAAKTGHLVLATLHTSTAAETIERIIDFFPVDNQNQIAHQLASVLRAVIAQQLLPGKNGGMAAAREIMTNNAAISNIIRTGKYEQLFNAIQNGSQEGMITMNKAIDNLYHAGQITEETARNRKRDLETQIVYY
- a CDS encoding CvpA family protein — encoded protein: MPIIDIVFIVILSGFVFYGLFFGLIRAIGVLLGIFIGAWVASHFYLLLFSYIEKMLHGWTNVGKVGAFLFIFSLVQKLVMISVSLLDKIFGFISIIPFLKTINKLAGAALGLLEGSLAIGLIIFVTARYSIVDHWVGHWLLASKLAPYFLKIAKIVLPFLPEFLKQIKSII
- the corA gene encoding magnesium/cobalt transporter CorA, which translates into the protein MNSKKNSNNSIKSKTFRKRVSRATKAAGSSPDTISYIGEERSEAIRMKIMNYDKVGFSEHALGRVRDIAKYSKKSNTNWINVSGIHDVEILKEIGQMFEIHPLTLEDIANSTQRPKIEDHKKYLFIVLKVAYIDEASGNVNIEQVSIVANKKNIITFQEGDDDIFETLYARIRKKGEAIRNLKTDFLIYAIIDSVIDHYFVVLEKYEDNIERIEDLLIKEAKQSTLNEIYSTKRELAVLRKSIWPSRDVINNLLRENYQLITPSVEMYFKDVYDHVIQIIETVEAMRDISTGMLDLYLSSVSNKMNEIMKILTMFSAVFIPLTFIVGVYGMNFKHMPELETQWGYFIVWGIIITVASSLFIFFKRKRWM
- a CDS encoding sugar transferase, with the protein product MPHKIKKTILLFGDIFVLYFSLYSTLLIRYQENISNEWDGHVWFFSTIFILWIIIFYISNLYNLNITINTQNFTLRALRAVGISALMSILYFYLNANVSISPKTNLAIFTIIFSIIFILWRRLYNLLLSSYLPKNNIGFLGYNEQVKELIKIIKERPQLGFAVSFVIKKEEIDNIDIKKIIQESHISTVILASNIDSSPNLRHQLFSSLTLKINIINLPKFYEHITGKIPIEAISQMWFLENLSEGSKKWFDTVKRIYDIMFSSTIIAVSFPFWFIIALIIKKGSLGPVFFVQERTGKNNKNFSVIKFRTMTVNNNNYSPTIGNDKRITRFGNFLRKTRLDELPQLINILLGDMSLVGPRPERPEYIAELKKEIPFYEERMLVKPGLTGSDQISGEYHSPSKEDTLKKLQYDLYYIKNRSIYLDLSIILKTIATVFSKGGM